A genome region from Candidatus Abyssobacteria bacterium SURF_5 includes the following:
- a CDS encoding F0F1 ATP synthase subunit epsilon — translation MRLKILLPTSIFLDRDVSKVTAEAANGSFTLLPRHIDFLAALVPGLLSYKDNEGEVFLAVDEGILVKRGDEVLVSTRGAVRGPNLGQVKQMLEESFESLDEREKKARSAVARIEAGIIRRFTELRHYE, via the coding sequence ATGAGATTGAAAATCCTGCTTCCGACGTCGATCTTTCTGGATCGAGATGTATCAAAGGTAACAGCCGAAGCCGCGAACGGCTCGTTCACCCTTTTGCCCAGGCACATCGACTTTCTGGCAGCCCTTGTTCCGGGGCTCCTCTCATACAAGGACAATGAAGGGGAGGTCTTCCTTGCGGTCGATGAGGGAATCTTGGTGAAGCGGGGCGATGAGGTTCTCGTATCCACGCGCGGCGCGGTTCGCGGACCGAATCTGGGTCAGGTGAAACAAATGCTTGAAGAGAGTTTTGAATCGCTTGACGAAAGAGAAAAGAAGGCCCGATCGGCCGTCGCGCGAATTGAAGCGGGCATTATCAGGCGGTTCACCGAATTGAGACATTATGAATGA
- a CDS encoding acyl-CoA dehydrogenase, whose amino-acid sequence MFSFSLNDEQKMLQETAHKFSEQEIRPKAEHHDRTGEFPYEILQKAFDVGLMNETIPEFCGGGGLSTLDSCIINEEMSWGCVGVNTSRSANSLAVTPILIAATDQQKKQFLSPLCEKLTFSAFGLTEPNAGSDAGSVATTAKRVGDEYVLNGTKCFITNGGVAELFTIFASTDRSKGYRGLSAFIVTKDMPGVSAGKEEDKMGQRASNTSEVILEEVRVPKENLLGKEGDGMKIAMMTLDKARPGVAASSVGVARAALEYAINYANQRVQFGKPISANQAIQFMIADMTVKVELARLMTYKSAWQIDNGERNTLHAAIAKLYASDIAMEVTTDAVQIFGGYGYMREYPVEKLMRDAKLLQIYEGTNQVQRMVIAREMLSGK is encoded by the coding sequence ATGTTTAGTTTTTCGTTGAATGACGAACAAAAGATGCTCCAGGAAACGGCGCATAAGTTTTCCGAGCAGGAGATCCGTCCCAAAGCCGAACACCACGACCGCACCGGCGAGTTCCCATACGAGATTCTGCAGAAGGCGTTCGATGTCGGCCTCATGAACGAGACGATTCCCGAATTCTGCGGCGGGGGCGGGCTGTCAACCCTCGACTCGTGCATCATCAACGAGGAAATGTCCTGGGGCTGCGTCGGCGTCAACACGTCGCGCTCGGCCAATTCTCTTGCAGTCACGCCGATCCTCATCGCGGCAACCGACCAGCAGAAAAAGCAGTTCCTCTCGCCTCTGTGCGAGAAGCTCACATTCAGCGCCTTCGGACTCACGGAACCCAACGCCGGCTCCGATGCAGGCTCGGTCGCGACCACCGCAAAACGAGTCGGCGACGAATACGTGCTGAATGGAACGAAATGCTTCATCACCAACGGCGGCGTCGCCGAACTGTTTACCATTTTCGCCTCGACCGACCGCAGCAAAGGCTACCGCGGCCTGAGCGCGTTCATCGTCACCAAGGATATGCCCGGCGTTTCCGCGGGAAAAGAAGAAGACAAGATGGGCCAGCGCGCCTCCAATACTTCCGAGGTTATTCTTGAAGAGGTGAGAGTCCCCAAAGAGAACCTGCTCGGCAAAGAGGGCGATGGCATGAAGATCGCCATGATGACGCTCGACAAGGCGCGTCCCGGAGTTGCCGCCTCGTCCGTCGGCGTCGCCCGCGCAGCGCTCGAATACGCAATCAACTACGCCAACCAGCGCGTCCAGTTCGGCAAGCCCATCTCCGCTAATCAGGCGATTCAGTTCATGATCGCCGACATGACCGTCAAAGTCGAGCTTGCCCGCTTGATGACCTACAAGTCGGCGTGGCAGATCGATAACGGCGAGCGCAACACGCTTCATGCCGCCATTGCCAAGCTCTACGCATCCGACATCGCGATGGAGGTGACTACCGACGCTGTCCAGATTTTCGGCGGCTACGGCTACATGCGCGAGTATCCGGTCGAAAAGCTCATGCGCGACGCCAAGCTGCTCCAAATCTACGAGGGCACCAACCAGGTCCAGCGCATGGTCATCGCCCGCGAAATGCTGTCCGGCAAATAA
- a CDS encoding alternate F1F0 ATPase, F1 subunit alpha, translated as MANSHAEYKELKSVLDEALMAVDRTLEGQKAALTQEEVGEVVYLAKGIARVEGLPGVKSEEIVRLARDLEGMVFNADPEELGIILMGESEIVSAGTEVRRTGRVMDVPVGEALIGRVLDAIGRPLDGLGAIEASERLPVEQDAPALMDRLPVTVPLQTGLKAVDALIPIGRGQRELILGDRQTGKTAIALDTIINQKDKDVICVYCAIGKQNSAVARVIEDLREREALGYSVVVSTTGKDTPGLQFTAPYAATSIAEFFMRQGRDVLVVYDDLTQHARAYRELSLLLRRPPGREAFPGDIFYIHSRLLERSTHLSEQLKGGSLTALPIIETEAQNISAYIPTNLISITDGQIYLSPDLFQKGILPAVDVGRSVSRVGGKTQLPAYRAVAGDLRLAYSQFEELEMFARFGTRLDEETRKKLDRGRRVREILKQPQYKPISVPEQIAVLVAVNEGLFDRFPLERLGQAETAIRQRVVERLLDVNERILAGEKLSDEEREKLVSIGREALETLAE; from the coding sequence ATGGCGAATTCCCATGCGGAATACAAGGAACTGAAATCGGTATTGGATGAAGCGCTTATGGCGGTCGATCGGACGCTGGAAGGACAGAAAGCGGCGCTGACTCAAGAAGAGGTTGGCGAGGTCGTTTATCTTGCGAAAGGCATTGCCCGGGTTGAAGGTCTTCCGGGCGTAAAGTCCGAGGAAATAGTTCGGCTTGCCAGGGACCTGGAGGGAATGGTTTTCAATGCGGACCCCGAGGAACTCGGCATCATTCTCATGGGGGAAAGTGAAATAGTCAGCGCGGGAACCGAGGTTCGGCGTACGGGCCGGGTCATGGATGTGCCCGTGGGAGAGGCGCTAATCGGGCGCGTGCTTGATGCGATAGGACGTCCTCTGGACGGATTGGGAGCGATAGAGGCTTCAGAGCGGCTGCCGGTCGAACAAGATGCGCCGGCTTTGATGGATCGCCTCCCGGTGACGGTTCCGTTGCAAACCGGCCTGAAGGCGGTTGACGCGCTGATCCCGATTGGCCGAGGTCAAAGGGAATTGATCCTTGGGGACCGCCAGACGGGAAAAACGGCGATCGCACTCGATACCATCATAAATCAGAAGGATAAGGACGTCATCTGCGTTTACTGCGCAATCGGAAAACAGAATTCAGCCGTTGCGCGGGTGATTGAGGACTTGCGGGAGAGAGAGGCGCTGGGTTACTCGGTTGTGGTGTCAACCACGGGAAAAGACACGCCCGGATTGCAGTTCACCGCGCCGTATGCCGCCACCAGCATTGCGGAATTCTTTATGCGACAGGGGCGCGACGTGCTGGTGGTATATGATGATCTCACGCAGCATGCCCGCGCCTACCGCGAACTGTCTCTGCTGCTCAGGCGGCCGCCCGGGCGGGAAGCATTTCCGGGGGATATCTTTTACATTCATTCGCGCCTGCTCGAACGCTCGACGCATCTGAGCGAGCAACTGAAGGGAGGCTCGTTAACGGCCCTTCCCATTATCGAGACGGAAGCTCAGAATATCTCCGCATACATTCCGACGAACCTGATCTCGATAACGGACGGGCAAATCTATCTGTCGCCGGATCTGTTTCAGAAAGGGATACTGCCCGCAGTTGACGTCGGGAGATCGGTGTCCCGGGTCGGCGGCAAAACACAGTTACCGGCGTATCGCGCGGTAGCGGGGGATTTACGCTTGGCATACTCTCAGTTCGAGGAACTGGAGATGTTCGCCCGTTTCGGAACCCGGCTTGATGAGGAAACGAGGAAGAAGCTCGACCGCGGCCGGCGCGTGCGTGAAATCCTGAAGCAGCCGCAGTATAAGCCGATTTCGGTTCCCGAACAAATAGCGGTTTTAGTAGCCGTTAATGAAGGGTTATTCGATCGATTTCCTCTCGAGAGACTGGGACAGGCGGAAACAGCGATCCGACAGAGGGTGGTCGAGCGACTGCTCGACGTAAACGAGCGTATTCTCGCGGGCGAGAAACTGAGCGACGAGGAACGCGAGAAGCTGGTTTCCATCGGGCGGGAGGCGCTGGAGACACTGGCGGAATAG
- a CDS encoding 1-phosphofructokinase family hexose kinase, with protein sequence MAGIVTLTMNPTIDTSTSTSYVIAEQKLRCRQPRDDPGGGGINVSRAIKKLGGESKAFYFAGGWYGEKLKELLDREKIDHVPIPIQGSTRQDLIILDERSKKQYRFQTPGPELQESELDACYKALSEISPRPEYLVASGSLPPGVPEDFYARVGRLAHEFGSRFIVDTSGSALVHAARAGAFLLKPNLKELQILVQHDVEDESRIEGAAREVLETGEAEVLVVSLGAGGALLATREHLRYLRAPTVPIVSKVGAGDSMVGGIVLKLAEGEAIETAVQYGVAAGAAAVMTPGTELCRKDDTDRLFQKMAAAPGSEK encoded by the coding sequence ATGGCCGGGATTGTGACGCTGACAATGAACCCAACAATAGATACCAGTACGAGCACGAGCTATGTTATCGCGGAACAGAAACTGAGATGCCGGCAACCGCGCGACGACCCGGGCGGAGGCGGCATAAATGTATCAAGGGCGATAAAGAAGTTGGGGGGCGAGTCGAAAGCATTTTATTTTGCCGGCGGCTGGTACGGGGAGAAGCTGAAGGAACTGCTTGATCGAGAAAAAATAGATCATGTCCCCATTCCCATTCAAGGCTCGACACGACAGGACCTGATCATCCTGGACGAGAGATCGAAGAAGCAGTATCGGTTTCAGACGCCGGGACCGGAGTTGCAGGAATCGGAGCTTGACGCCTGCTACAAGGCGCTTTCCGAAATTTCACCGCGACCGGAATATCTGGTGGCCAGCGGAAGCTTGCCGCCGGGTGTGCCCGAGGATTTTTATGCTCGGGTCGGCCGCCTTGCGCATGAGTTTGGCTCGCGCTTTATTGTGGATACGTCCGGCAGTGCGCTGGTGCATGCGGCTCGTGCGGGCGCATTTCTGCTCAAGCCCAATCTGAAGGAGCTTCAGATTCTGGTGCAGCATGACGTAGAGGATGAATCGCGGATAGAAGGGGCGGCGCGCGAGGTTCTCGAGACCGGAGAGGCGGAGGTGCTGGTGGTCTCGCTTGGGGCCGGCGGCGCGCTGCTGGCGACGCGCGAGCACCTTCGGTATCTGCGGGCGCCGACGGTGCCTATTGTAAGTAAAGTGGGCGCCGGCGACAGCATGGTTGGCGGAATCGTTCTGAAACTCGCAGAAGGTGAAGCGATCGAGACGGCGGTTCAATATGGCGTGGCTGCGGGCGCGGCCGCGGTAATGACGCCGGGGACAGAGCTTTGCCGAAAGGATGATACAGACCGGCTCTTTCAGAAAATGGCGGCAGCGCCTGGCTCGGAGAAATGA
- a CDS encoding F0F1 ATP synthase subunit beta, translating to MDTNTSRRSTGTVVSIRGSVVDARFEDSLPPIYNMLRTGEPAAVLIEVMTHLDQRTVRGIALNPTRGLARGSPIHDTGHPLKVPVGKSLLGRVFNVFGECIDKKGPVKASEWRSIHRQPVPLDQQATTSEVFQTGIKAIDVLAPLERGGRAGLFGGAGVGKTVLITEIIHNVVGRYKGVSLFCGIGERVREGEELYREIQQAGVLDNTVLIFGQMNEPPGARFRVGHAALTMAEYFRDDERQDVMLLVDNIFRFIQAGMEVSGLMGQIPSRLGYQPTLGTDLAGLEERIASTETGAITSVQAVYVPADDFTDPAAVHTFGHLSASIVLSRKKASEGLYPAINPLRSSSKMLAPHVVGQQHYSIAQEVRQTLANYEELKDIIAMLGIEELSQDDRRTVFRARRLERFLTQPFFVTEQFTGKSGKMVDVGDALEGCRRILNDEFSEYPEGDLYMIGGIEEAEKR from the coding sequence ATGGACACGAATACGAGTCGGCGAAGCACGGGTACGGTGGTCTCCATTCGCGGAAGTGTTGTTGACGCTCGATTTGAAGACTCGCTTCCTCCAATCTACAACATGCTGCGGACGGGTGAACCGGCGGCGGTACTGATCGAGGTCATGACGCATCTCGATCAGCGGACCGTACGGGGGATTGCGTTGAATCCGACGCGAGGGCTGGCGCGCGGCTCGCCGATACATGACACGGGTCATCCCCTGAAGGTCCCAGTTGGGAAAAGTTTGCTGGGCCGGGTCTTTAACGTGTTCGGGGAATGCATTGACAAGAAGGGGCCGGTTAAGGCGTCGGAGTGGCGATCCATCCACCGGCAGCCGGTTCCGCTCGACCAGCAAGCGACGACGTCAGAGGTTTTTCAAACGGGCATAAAAGCGATAGACGTTCTTGCTCCACTGGAGCGGGGCGGTCGCGCCGGCCTGTTTGGCGGAGCGGGCGTCGGCAAGACGGTGCTCATCACGGAGATCATCCATAACGTGGTCGGGCGCTATAAAGGGGTGAGCCTGTTCTGCGGAATTGGGGAGCGGGTACGCGAGGGGGAGGAATTATATCGAGAGATCCAGCAGGCGGGCGTTCTCGACAACACGGTCTTGATATTCGGACAGATGAATGAGCCCCCGGGCGCCAGATTTCGAGTCGGCCACGCGGCCTTGACAATGGCCGAATATTTTCGGGATGACGAGAGGCAGGACGTGATGCTGCTGGTCGATAATATTTTCCGGTTTATTCAGGCGGGAATGGAGGTGTCGGGCCTGATGGGACAGATACCCTCGCGGCTCGGGTATCAACCGACGCTGGGAACGGACTTGGCCGGACTGGAAGAAAGGATAGCGAGCACTGAAACAGGCGCTATTACGTCGGTGCAGGCGGTATATGTGCCCGCGGATGATTTCACGGACCCGGCCGCGGTCCACACCTTCGGTCACTTGTCGGCTTCGATCGTGCTCTCACGTAAGAAGGCGAGCGAAGGATTGTATCCGGCGATCAATCCGTTGCGGTCAAGCTCGAAAATGCTGGCGCCGCACGTAGTAGGACAGCAGCATTATTCCATTGCGCAAGAAGTGCGGCAAACGCTTGCGAATTACGAGGAATTGAAGGACATCATCGCGATGTTGGGCATCGAAGAGCTTTCTCAGGACGACCGCCGCACGGTTTTTCGGGCACGCCGCCTCGAGCGTTTCCTCACGCAACCGTTCTTCGTTACGGAACAGTTCACCGGCAAAAGCGGGAAGATGGTAGACGTCGGAGACGCGTTGGAGGGATGCCGGCGCATACTGAACGACGAATTCTCAGAATATCCTGAAGGAGACCTCTACATGATCGGCGGAATCGAAGAGGCGGAAAAACGATGA
- a CDS encoding F0F1 ATP synthase subunit C, which produces MDNMTWVAIVSIFTAGITIGIGAIGPALGEGRAVAQALSSIAQQPDETNTITRNLYIGLAMIESTAIYCLVISMIILFANPFWNYVTQQ; this is translated from the coding sequence ATGGATAATATGACGTGGGTGGCGATTGTATCGATATTTACGGCAGGCATCACCATCGGGATCGGGGCGATTGGGCCCGCCCTCGGCGAGGGGCGCGCGGTAGCCCAGGCGTTGAGCTCTATCGCTCAGCAGCCCGACGAGACCAACACCATCACGCGCAATCTTTACATCGGACTGGCAATGATCGAATCGACTGCAATTTATTGTCTTGTCATATCAATGATTATTCTGTTTGCGAATCCTTTCTGGAACTACGTCACGCAACAGTGA
- a CDS encoding F0F1 ATP synthase subunit A, which yields MDIMTLEDISPDAVIIWQWGFVKVNATLAFTWGLMALLTIGSWLVTRRLSPEPGFSRWQNLLEIVVEFMRQQIREVSQQDPDRYLPFIGTLFVFILVSNILTVAPLYVPPTASLSTTAAFAICVFVAVPLYGIMNQGVRGYLKRYVEPTVFMLPFHVMGEFSRTLALAVRLFGNIMSGNKIAAILLAVIPLIFPVFMHLLGLLTGVIQAYIFAILALVYIASGTRAHGGKEPETRR from the coding sequence ATGGACATAATGACCCTCGAAGATATCAGCCCGGATGCGGTAATCATTTGGCAATGGGGCTTTGTCAAAGTCAATGCCACGCTCGCGTTCACGTGGGGACTGATGGCGCTGCTGACTATCGGCTCCTGGCTGGTGACCCGGCGGCTTTCTCCGGAACCCGGGTTCTCGCGCTGGCAGAATCTGCTGGAGATCGTCGTTGAATTCATGCGGCAGCAGATCAGGGAAGTAAGCCAGCAGGATCCCGACCGGTATCTGCCATTCATCGGCACACTGTTCGTGTTCATTCTCGTCTCGAACATCCTCACTGTGGCGCCGCTCTATGTGCCGCCCACGGCCTCGCTGTCGACAACGGCCGCCTTCGCTATCTGCGTTTTTGTGGCGGTGCCTCTGTACGGCATCATGAATCAGGGCGTGCGGGGATACCTGAAACGATATGTCGAACCGACGGTATTCATGCTGCCGTTTCATGTCATGGGCGAATTTTCGAGAACGCTGGCGCTGGCGGTCCGGCTTTTCGGCAATATCATGAGCGGGAATAAGATCGCAGCGATCTTGCTCGCGGTTATTCCGTTGATTTTTCCCGTCTTCATGCATTTGCTCGGACTGCTTACCGGCGTGATCCAGGCGTACATTTTCGCAATCCTCGCGCTGGTATATATCGCATCCGGAACACGTGCGCATGGAGGGAAGGAACCGGAAACACGGCGGTAG
- a CDS encoding ATP synthase subunit I has translation MEFAYACLALPAGMLLGLFYFGLLWITVRSLASARAPALHLAVSFVIRGSVCMLGFYLIMQGHWERLLIALLGFVLMRKILVRRLAQRKAEER, from the coding sequence ATGGAATTTGCATATGCATGCCTTGCGCTGCCGGCGGGAATGCTGCTTGGCCTTTTCTATTTCGGGCTTCTCTGGATAACGGTTCGTTCGCTCGCATCCGCGCGTGCGCCGGCACTCCACCTGGCGGTCAGTTTTGTTATTCGCGGCTCCGTTTGCATGCTTGGGTTTTACCTGATCATGCAAGGCCATTGGGAGCGCCTGCTCATCGCGCTTCTGGGGTTTGTGTTGATGCGGAAGATACTCGTTCGCCGGCTCGCGCAGCGCAAGGCGGAGGAGAGATAA
- a CDS encoding TetR family transcriptional regulator, with translation MPVRRRSLQHSASSLDKAFDPLIHSFNWLANLKSKALPMSPKVGIAPKRRAEIIEATFFCIALKGYSNITMQDIADSAGVSKGVIHYYFHNKEELFLSVFDKLIKDLDTHLGRKVQRAKTPPEKIRAIITAVFEKVRENKKFQVVLLDFWAHSTKIPKLQDATANQYARYRHLAKKIISEGVDKGYFIECDPARIASALIGLVEGLMIQWIFDQNAFDLSRAQKMTDEIIMGYLQR, from the coding sequence ATGCCGGTGCGGCGCCGCAGTTTGCAGCATTCGGCTTCATCGCTTGACAAAGCGTTCGACCCTTTGATACACTCTTTTAACTGGCTGGCCAATTTAAAAAGCAAAGCCCTTCCCATGTCGCCTAAAGTTGGTATCGCCCCCAAGCGAAGAGCCGAAATCATTGAGGCAACCTTCTTCTGTATCGCCCTCAAAGGGTACAGCAATATCACGATGCAGGATATCGCCGACTCCGCCGGCGTCAGCAAAGGCGTGATCCATTATTACTTCCATAATAAGGAAGAGCTTTTCCTTTCCGTTTTCGACAAGCTCATCAAGGATCTTGATACCCACCTCGGCAGGAAGGTGCAGCGCGCGAAAACGCCGCCCGAAAAAATCCGGGCAATCATTACCGCCGTTTTTGAAAAGGTAAGGGAGAACAAGAAGTTCCAGGTGGTGCTTCTTGATTTTTGGGCGCATTCCACCAAGATTCCGAAATTGCAGGACGCAACCGCCAACCAGTATGCGCGCTATCGGCATCTGGCCAAAAAGATCATCTCGGAGGGAGTTGACAAGGGATATTTTATTGAATGTGATCCCGCGCGAATCGCATCGGCCCTGATCGGGCTGGTCGAAGGCCTGATGATCCAGTGGATATTCGATCAGAACGCTTTCGATCTTTCCCGGGCCCAGAAGATGACCGACGAGATCATTATGGGATATCTGCAAAGATAG